GGCGCGACTGCCCGCCGGAGCCGACCACCGCGCCCTTCTTGGTACCTGTCTTGCGGACCGCCCCGCGGCGCTGGGAGTTCCCGGCCATGTCGGGGTCACCTCTTCCTGTTTCTTGCGTCTTCACCGCACTACATCTGGACACTGCACTACATCTGGACCGAACTGACCAGGCACCGGCCGGGCGGCGCCTGGACCACTACTCGGGATTGACCGACCACACCGGCCCGTCGACCGTGTCCTCGATGGCAAAACCGGCCTGGGCCAAGGTCTTCCGGATCGCGTCGGCGGTGGCGAAATCCTTCGCCGCCCGCGCCGCGGCCCGATCGGCCAGCAACTGGGCGATCAGCCGGTCGGTGGCGGCGTGCAGCGAGTCGTCACTGCCGGCGTCCACCCACGGGGCCACGAACGGGTCGAGCCCCAGTACGGCGAGCATGCTCCGGATCACTGCGGCCTCGGCCGCCGCCGCGGCGTGATCCCCGGACGCCAGCGCGGCATTGCCGACGCGCACCCGATCGTGCACCACGGCCAGGGCCCGCGGCACCCCGAGATCGTCGTCCATGGCCTCGACGAACGGCGCCGGCAGCTCGGCCGTCCCGACCGCACCCACCCGATCGGCCACCCGGTGCAGGAACCCCTCGACCCCGGCGAACGCCTTGGCCGCGTCGTCCAGGGCCTTGCGGGAGAACTCGATCGAACTGCGGTAGTGGACGCTGATCAGGTAGTACCGCAAGGCGACGGGCCGGGTGTGCTCGGTGATCGCCGGTACGGACAACACGTTGCCCAGCGACTTCGACATCTTCTCGCCGGCCATCGTCACCCAGTGCGAGTGCATCCAGAAGTTGGCGAACGGATCGCCGACGCCGTGCGACTGGGCGGCCTCGTTCTCGTGGTGCGGGAAGATGAGGTCCAGTCCCCCGCCGTGGATGTCGAAGGCGCGGCCCAGATAGTTGCGGGCCATGGCCGAACATTCGATGTGCCAGCCAGGACGCCCTGGCCCCCAGGGCGAGTCCCATGACGGTTCGCCCGGCTTGGCCGCCTTCCACATGGTGAAGTCGGCCGCGTCCTTCTTGCCGGCCCCCTCGCTCTCGCCCTGCTGCATCTCGTCCAGCCGCTGCCCGGAGAGGAAGCCGTACTCGTCGTCCGAGCGCACCGCGAAGTAGACGTCACCGGCGGCGGCGTAGGCCTTGCCGGCCTCGATCAACTCGGCGATCATGCCGATGATCTGCGGGATGTGACCGGTGGCGCGGGGTTCGATGGACGGGCGCAGGCAGCCCAGGGTGTCGTAGGCGTCGGAGAACGCACGCTCGTGCGTGGTGGCCCATTCCCACCAGGGACGCCCGGCCTCGGCCGCCTTGTTCAGGATCTTGTCGTCGATGTCGGTGACGTTCCGGACGTGCACCACTTCGTATCCGGAGTGGACGAGCCAGCGCCGCAACACGTCGTAGACGATGCCGGCGCCGCGCAGGTGACCGATGTGCGGAAACCACTGGACGGTCGCCCCGCAGTTGTACAGCGTCACCACACCGGGTCGCAGTGGCTCGAAGGGCCGCACAGTGCGGCTCGCCGTGTCGTACAGATGCAGGCTCACCCGAGCATGGTACGGGGCGCGCCGCCTGCTTCCCCGCCTCCGACGACCATTCGGCCCGGAACCGGCCTACCATCCCGGGAGCCCGTCGTGTCCCGATCGTCCGCCCGCAGGTCACCAATCCGAACAGGTCGCCTATGACAACGCTTCAGTCACAGCCTTTCGACAGGTCTTGACGGCACGGTCTTCATGCAACATGCTGCAACTACGTGATTGGAATTGCGTGTTTCAACCACATTACGATCAGCCTTCTGCATCCATTCAGTCCAGCAGTTCGACCGGGCACCACGCAAGTCCCCGGCGTCGAAGAGCATGGAGGTGCTCGTGAAGAAGTCCATCAAGCTGGCCGCCGTCACCCTGGTCGGCGGCCTGGCCCTGGCCGCCTGCGGGTCGAGCTCGAGCTCGAGTTCGAGTTCGAGTTCGAGTTCGAGTTCGTCCGCCTCGTCGTCGAGCCCGGCTGCCGCCAGCTCGGCCGCGGCGACGTCCGCGTCGTCCAGTGCCGCCGGATCCTCGTCGGCCGGGTCCTCGTCCGCGGGGAGTTCAGCGGGCGGATCGTCGGCCTCGGGCGCGGCGCCGACCGGTGACACCAGCCTCAAGACCACGATCAGCATCCTGGCGCCGTCCTACACCGACAGCTCCAAGTCCGACTGGGAGGCGATCATCAAGGGCTACAACGCCCTCTACCCGAACGTCACCGTCAAGCTGCAGATCGAGGCCTGGACCGGTTTCACCGACAAGGTGCAGACCCGCATCCAGGGCAACGACGCGCCGGACATCCTGAACGACAACAACTTCGCCGACTCGGCGAAGGCCAACCTGCTGTACCCGATCACCGACGTCATGTCGGCATCGACGTTCTCCTCGATCGTTCCGAGCCTCGCCGCCAACGGCAAGGGCACCGACGGAACCCAGTGGGCCGCACCGGACATCGCCTCGGCGCGCATCATGCTGTACAACACCGACCTGTTCAAGCAGGCCGGCATCGCGACCGCCCCCAAGACGTGGGACGAGTTGCTGGCCGACAGCAAGAAGATCGCCGCCCTCGGCAACGGCATCTCCGGCTACGGCATGCCGATGGGCAAGGAGGAGGCACAGGTCGAGTCGACCCTGTGGATCTGGGGCAACAAGGGGGACTGGCTGTCGGGCAAGGACATCAAGGCCAACTCGGACGCCAACATCGCCGCATTCAACGAGATGAAGACCTTCATCGACGCCAAGGCGACCCAGCCGAACCCGGGTTCGTCCAACCGTCAGGATGTCGCCGACCTGTTCAACCAGGGCAAGCTGGGCATGTACGTCACCCAGCCCGGCCTGGTCGCCGACATGACGAAGAAGTTCCCGAACATCAAGTGGGCCCTGGCTCCGGTCCCGTCCAAGGACGGCGCCACCTCGGTCGCCCTCGGCGTCACGGACTTCATCCTGGCCTTCAACAACAAGGACGCCACCCGCAAGGCAGCGACCAAGACGTTCCTGGACTACTTCTACCTGCCGGACGTCTATAACAAGTGGTCCGCGGCGACCGGTCTGCTCCCGGTGACCACCGGCGCGATCAAGCTGCAGGAAGCGGCCACCCCGGCCAACAAGCCGTTCTACGAGGCTCTGCCGACCGTGCGGTACCTCCCCCAGGGCAACCCGAAGTGGTCCGCCCTGCAGGATGCACTGCAGGCCAACGGTGGTGAGATCGCCACCTCTGACGGCAAGACCACTCTGGACGCCATTCAGGCCCAGGTGGACGCCGCCGGCTGATCCTCTTCGCCCTCCGTGTTCGGCATGGATCAACTTCGCAGGCATGGACGAAAGTGACGACTCACGTCACTCCAGTCCCACGCCGGCGAAGTTGATCCATGCCTGCGAAGTTGATCCATGCCCTACCCAGCCCAGCCCGGCGAAAGGCCAGCGATGACGACGACGGTGACACCCCCGACGACGACGGCAGAGGCGGTGACCGACCGTCCTTCGAAGGCTCCGGGCCGGACACGGCAGACGATGACGGCGCTGCCGTGGCTGACGCCGGCGCTGATCCTGATCATCGGCGTCGTGCTGTACCCGGCCGGCTACATGATCTACACGGCGTTCCGCAAGATCACCAAGGTCGGTACCGACACCGGCGCCGCCGGCTGGAACAACTTCAAGCTCGCGCTGACCTTTCCCGGCGTCAACATCGGGCACGTCTTCGTCAACACCTTCGTCTGGGTCATCGTGGTGGTGGCGTTCACCGTCGTCATCTCCCTGGCCCTGGCCCAGTTCCTGAACAAGGCGTTCCGCGGCCGGAAGGTCGTCCGGCTGGCCGTCATCGTGCCGTGGGCCGCTTCGGTGGTGATGACGACCTCGGTGTTCCAGTACGGGCTGAAC
This window of the Nakamurella panacisegetis genome carries:
- the cysS gene encoding cysteine--tRNA ligase encodes the protein MSLHLYDTASRTVRPFEPLRPGVVTLYNCGATVQWFPHIGHLRGAGIVYDVLRRWLVHSGYEVVHVRNVTDIDDKILNKAAEAGRPWWEWATTHERAFSDAYDTLGCLRPSIEPRATGHIPQIIGMIAELIEAGKAYAAAGDVYFAVRSDDEYGFLSGQRLDEMQQGESEGAGKKDAADFTMWKAAKPGEPSWDSPWGPGRPGWHIECSAMARNYLGRAFDIHGGGLDLIFPHHENEAAQSHGVGDPFANFWMHSHWVTMAGEKMSKSLGNVLSVPAITEHTRPVALRYYLISVHYRSSIEFSRKALDDAAKAFAGVEGFLHRVADRVGAVGTAELPAPFVEAMDDDLGVPRALAVVHDRVRVGNAALASGDHAAAAAEAAVIRSMLAVLGLDPFVAPWVDAGSDDSLHAATDRLIAQLLADRAAARAAKDFATADAIRKTLAQAGFAIEDTVDGPVWSVNPE
- a CDS encoding extracellular solute-binding protein gives rise to the protein MKKSIKLAAVTLVGGLALAACGSSSSSSSSSSSSSSSSASSSSPAAASSAAATSASSSAAGSSSAGSSSAGSSAGGSSASGAAPTGDTSLKTTISILAPSYTDSSKSDWEAIIKGYNALYPNVTVKLQIEAWTGFTDKVQTRIQGNDAPDILNDNNFADSAKANLLYPITDVMSASTFSSIVPSLAANGKGTDGTQWAAPDIASARIMLYNTDLFKQAGIATAPKTWDELLADSKKIAALGNGISGYGMPMGKEEAQVESTLWIWGNKGDWLSGKDIKANSDANIAAFNEMKTFIDAKATQPNPGSSNRQDVADLFNQGKLGMYVTQPGLVADMTKKFPNIKWALAPVPSKDGATSVALGVTDFILAFNNKDATRKAATKTFLDYFYLPDVYNKWSAATGLLPVTTGAIKLQEAATPANKPFYEALPTVRYLPQGNPKWSALQDALQANGGEIATSDGKTTLDAIQAQVDAAG